In one Alnus glutinosa chromosome 12, dhAlnGlut1.1, whole genome shotgun sequence genomic region, the following are encoded:
- the LOC133851590 gene encoding disease resistance protein RPM1-like, whose amino-acid sequence MAEIVVNYVLDNLTSLAQEEVQLLKGVKEAAASIEDELEQIKAFLRAADEMEERTPQLEVWVKQVRDVAYDIEDALDEYRLRLTLQPGNDFLHASLTKIIKTLKARHQFASEIQRIKSRVVSISEGRQRFRGETTLVDSKTWPDHRRQDGLLLEEADLVGIEKPKKQLISWLLQGDTGREVVSVVGMGGLGKTTLVRKVYDDAQVKLHFKYRAWLFVSQSFKMEELLKDTLQQLYRVKRKPVPQGVESMSDDQLRTKINNFLQQKRYLIVLDDAWHIDDWEAVKNAFPNNSGSRVMLTTRNSEIASASCKEFHGHVHPLNPLSPEESWTLFCRKTFGDNSCPPALKTLTDSILARCEGLPLAIVAISGVLATKDRIDQWDLIIQRCLAAELEENVRLNGMGKILSLSYNDLPYYLKSCFLYFSIFPESHLIDQMRLIRLWVAEGFVKEKEGMTLEEVAESYLYELLNRSLIQVAGTTSEGRIKTCRIHDLLREIIISKSKDQNFVTVARGRDTTIWKEKVRRLSIQKTMQDVQQSQSLSRLRSLLMFRRLDSLSESSKSISFPLDFRVLKVLDLQGAPLEIFPNEIVKLLLLKYLSLRATKIKSIPGSIRNLQNLETLDLKHACVTALPVEISQLQKLRHLLVYRYEIQSYAHINSKYGFKATAQIGSLRFLQKLCFIEADHGGNELMKELGRLNQLRRLGIVKFRRENGVAMCSSIAKLTNLRALSITSIEEEEIIDLGSLSSPPPFLQRLYLTGRLEKLPHWISSLHSLAKVSLKWSQLREDPLESLQNLPYLVHLEFLQVYEGDTLHFKAGGFQKLKVLALDNMDGLKTVTVEMGAMPLLEKLILQRCKLLHRLPSGIEHLNKLKLLEFFDMPVELITTMRPDIENGDYWKVASVPEINSTYWRDGGWDVYSLERSIEGESSAPTRSLELPSYWK is encoded by the coding sequence atGGCTGAAATTGTAGTAAACTATGTCCTCGACAACCTCACGAGCTTGGCGCAAGAAGAGGTGCAACTATTGAAGGGGGTCAAGGAAGCAGCTGCGTCGATCGAAGACGAACTTGAGCAAATCAAGGCCTTCCTAAGAGCTGCTGATGAAATGGAAGAGAGGACTCCTCAACTCGAGGTGTGGGTGAAGCAGGTGAGAGATGTAGCTTATGATATTGAAGATGCTCTTGATGAGTACAGGCTTCGCCTCACACTTCAACCTGGCAATGATTTTTTACATGCCTCTCTTACTAAGATTATAAAGACTTTGAAAGCTCGCCATCAGTTTGCTTCAGAAATACAACGCATCAAATCCAGAGTCGTAAGTATTTCGGAGGGACGGCAGAGATTCCGGGGCGAAACTACACTAGTTGACTCCAAGACATGGCCTGATCACCGTCGACAGGACGGCCTTCTGCTAGAAGAGGCTGATCTAGTGGGCATCGAAAAGCCCAAAAAGCAGCTCATCAGCTGGCTTCTCCAGGGTGACACTGGACGCGAAGTGGTTTCGGTGGTCGGCATGGGTGGGTTGGGCAAGACCACCTTGGTAAGGAAAGTGTATGATGATGCACAAGTGAAGCTACACTTCAAATACCGTGCTTGGCTATTTGTTTCTCAATCCTTTAAGATGGAAGAGCTCCTAAAAGACACGCTTCAGCAACTCTACCGGGTAAAAAGGAAGCCAGTTCCTCAAGGAGTGGAAAGCATGAGCGACGATCAGCTAAGAACGAAAATCAACAACTTCTTGCAACAAAAGAGGTACCTGATTGTGTTAGATGACGCGTGGCATATCGATGATTGGGAGGCGGTCAAAaatgcattcccaaacaacagTGGGAGTCGAGTAATGCTCACAACTCGTAATTCTGAAATCGCCTCTGCCTCCTGCAAGGAGTTCCATGGTCACGTCCATCCTTTAAACCCTTTGTCTCCTGAAGAGTCGTGGACTTTGTTTTGCAGAAAGACTTTTGGGGACAACTCTTGCCCTCCAGCTCTTAAGACTCTTACAGATAGTATCCTTGCAAGGTGTGAAGGATTGCCACTTGCAATCGTGGCCATCAGTGGTGTTTTGGCGACCAAGGACAGGATAGACCAATGGGATTTGATCATACAACGTTGTCTTGCTGCTGAACTTGAAGAAAATGTAAGACTCAATGGCATGGGAAAAATCTTGTCACTCAGTTATAATGATTTACCTTACTATCTCAAGTCTTGTTTTCTGTATTTTAGCATCTTTCCTGAAAGTCATCTCATTGACCAAATGAGACTGATTCGATTATGGGTAGCGGAAGGATTTGTCAAGGAAAAAGAAGGAATGACGTTGGAAGAAGTGGCAGAGAGCTACCTGTACGAGCTGTTGAACAGAAGCCTGATCCAAGTGGCCGGGACTACCAGTGAGGGGAGGATCAAAACATGCCGCATCCATGACCTGCTTCGCGAGATTATCATTTCCAAGTCAAAAGATCAGAACTTCGTAACAGTAGCTCGAGGGCGAGACACGACGATTTGGAAAGAAAAAGTTCGTCGCCTATCAATACAGAAAACCATGCAGGATGTACAACAAAGCCAGAGCCTCTCTCGGCTTCGTTCTTTGCTCATGTTTCGGAGGCTAGATTCACTGTCAGAGTCTTCCAAGTCCATTTCATTTCCTCTTGATTTCAGGGTGCTTAAAGTGTTGGATTTGCAAGGTGCACCTCTAGAGATATTTCCAAATGAGATCGTCAAGCTGCTCCTTCTGAAATATCTAAGCTTGAGGGCCACAAAGATAAAATCCATTCCAGGCTCAATTAGGAATCTTCAGAACCTGGAGACACTGGATCTTAAACACGCATGCGTCACTGCATTGCCTGTTGAGATCTCGCAGCTTCAGAAACTACGCCACCTATTGGTGTATCGCTATGAAATACAGTCTTATGCACACATAAATTCCAAATATGGTTTTAAGGCGACGGCACAAATAGGAAGTCTCCGGTTCTTACAAAAGCTCTGCTTCATAGAGGCAGATCACGGCGGCAACGAGCTAATGAAAGAGCTTGGAAGGCTGAATCAATTGAGGAGGCTAGGCATTGTAAAGTTCAGAAGGGAAAATGGGGTTGCTATGTGCTCTTCCATTGCAAAACTAACAAACCTTCGCGCTTTGTCTATAACTTCAATAGAAGAGGAAGAGATCATCGATCTTGGAAGCCTATCTTCCCCTCCTCCCTTTCTTCAGCGGTTATACCTGACTGGACGTTTAGAGAAGTTACCACACTGGATATCTTCTCTCCACAGTTTGGCGAAGGTATCTTTGAAGTGGAGCCAATTAAGGGAAGACCCACTTGAGTCGCTTCAAAATTTACCCTATCTAGTACATCTTGAATTTCTACAGGTTTACGAGGGAGACACATTGCATTTTAAGGCTGGAGGATTTCAGAAGCTTAAGGTTTTAGCCCTTGATAATATGGATGGACTGAAGACAGTAACAGTAGAAATGGGAGCGATGCCTCTCCTTGAAAAGCTCATCCTCCAGCGCTGCAAATTGTTGCACAGGCTGCCATCAGGCATTGAACACCTTAACAAGCTCAAACTGCTGGAATTTTTTGACATGCCTGTTGAGTTAATCACAACTATGCGTCCAGACATAGAAAATGGGGATTATTGGAAGGTTGCAAGTGTACCCGAAATTAACTCTACCTATTGGAGAGATGGTGGTTGGGATGTCTACTCATTGGAGAGATCAATCGAGGGAGAGAGCTCAGCACCGACTAGGAGCCTTGAACTTCCTTCGTATTGGAAATAG